A region from the Sandaracinus amylolyticus genome encodes:
- the boxC gene encoding 2,3-epoxybenzoyl-CoA dihydrolase → MTISFDTHPSRYKHWKLSFDGEIATLAMQVDPNGGLKEGYELKLNSYDLGVDIELADAIQRVRFEHPEVKCVVVTSGTDRVFCSGANIYMLGSSTHAWKVNFCKFTNETRLYLEDASKHSGIKFLCAVNGACAGGGYELALACDEILLVDDGSSAVSLPEVPLLAVLPGTGGLTRVVDKRKVRRDLADVFCTTSEGVRGKRAVEWGLVDAIAPRSRFADAVKERAASLAKKAGDARKGAGIELDALAPEIDGGTYRYRFVTLAIDATTRVATLTMKAPTGSTPEGGDAIQAAGASQWSLRAFRELDDALLRLRIDHLDVGMLVLRTEGDAAKVVATDRALHAAKDHWLANEILRLQARVLRRLDLTSRSIFALIEKSSAFGGSLLELALASDRIYMLADDDEEVAIAVSPANAGALPMSHGLSRLEARFQREPERVQKVLATEGAITTEDANALGLVTVAPDEIDWDDDVRIAIEERASLSPDALTGMEASLRFAGPETMETKIFARLSAWQNWIFQRPNAVGPQGALTKYGQPDRAVFAWTRC, encoded by the coding sequence ATGACCATCTCGTTCGACACGCACCCGAGCCGCTACAAGCACTGGAAGCTCTCGTTCGACGGAGAGATCGCGACGCTCGCGATGCAGGTCGATCCGAACGGCGGATTGAAGGAAGGCTACGAGCTCAAGCTCAACTCGTACGACCTCGGCGTCGACATCGAGCTCGCCGACGCGATCCAGCGCGTGCGCTTCGAGCACCCCGAGGTGAAGTGCGTGGTCGTCACGAGCGGCACCGATCGCGTGTTCTGCTCGGGCGCGAACATCTACATGCTCGGCTCGAGCACCCACGCGTGGAAGGTCAACTTCTGCAAGTTCACCAACGAGACGCGCCTGTACCTCGAGGACGCGTCGAAGCACAGCGGCATCAAGTTCCTGTGCGCGGTGAACGGTGCCTGCGCCGGCGGTGGCTACGAGCTCGCGCTCGCGTGCGACGAGATCCTCCTCGTCGACGACGGCTCGAGCGCGGTGAGCCTGCCCGAGGTGCCGCTGCTCGCCGTGCTCCCGGGCACCGGCGGCCTCACGCGCGTCGTCGACAAGCGCAAGGTGCGCCGTGACCTCGCCGACGTGTTCTGCACGACCAGCGAGGGCGTGCGCGGCAAGCGCGCGGTCGAGTGGGGCCTCGTCGACGCGATCGCGCCGCGCAGCCGGTTCGCGGACGCGGTGAAGGAGCGCGCGGCATCGCTCGCGAAGAAGGCGGGCGACGCGAGGAAGGGCGCGGGCATCGAGCTCGACGCGCTCGCGCCCGAGATCGACGGCGGCACCTATCGTTATCGCTTCGTCACGCTCGCGATCGACGCGACGACGCGCGTCGCGACGCTGACGATGAAGGCGCCGACGGGATCGACCCCCGAGGGCGGCGATGCGATCCAAGCGGCGGGCGCGTCGCAGTGGTCGCTGCGTGCGTTCCGCGAGCTCGACGACGCGCTGCTGCGCCTGCGCATCGATCACCTCGACGTCGGCATGCTCGTGCTGCGCACCGAGGGTGACGCGGCGAAGGTCGTCGCGACCGATCGCGCGCTGCACGCGGCGAAGGATCACTGGCTGGCGAACGAGATCCTGCGCCTGCAGGCGCGCGTGCTGCGCCGCCTCGATCTCACGTCGCGATCGATCTTCGCGCTGATCGAGAAGAGCTCGGCGTTCGGTGGCTCGCTGCTCGAGCTCGCGCTCGCGTCGGACCGCATCTACATGCTCGCGGACGACGACGAGGAGGTCGCCATCGCGGTGTCTCCGGCGAACGCGGGCGCGCTCCCGATGAGCCACGGCCTCTCGCGCCTCGAGGCGCGCTTCCAGCGCGAGCCCGAGCGCGTGCAGAAGGTCCTCGCGACCGAAGGCGCGATCACGACCGAGGACGCGAACGCGCTCGGTCTCGTCACCGTCGCGCCCGACGAGATCGACTGGGACGACGACGTGCGCATCGCGATCGAAGAGCGCGCGAGCCTCTCGCCCGACGCGCTCACGGGCATGGAAGCGAGCCTCCGCTTCGCGGGCCCCGAGACGATGGAGACGAAGATCTTCGCGCGCCTCAGCGCGTGGCAGAACTGGATCTTCCAGCGACCCAATGCGGTCGGTCCGCAGGGCGCGCTCACGAAGTACGGGCAGCCCGATCGTGCCGTCTTCGCGTGGACGCGCTGCTAA
- a CDS encoding metal ABC transporter substrate-binding protein, translated as MRLRVGRFVSAALAALVIACGSGGGEQSGGGRPRVAVSIFPLYDVARRVAGDRLDVVCVLPPGRSEHGYDPTPREVARVADARLAVLVGLEMDEWAERIVRGASDAEPEMLELGPRLEPRRLTAHEVGDELDEHEDEEHHDDGAHEDEHHHHHGGIDPHFWLDPVRMRRAVPLLVEAFSRIDAEGAAGFRERGAQVEAELGRLHDEIDARARAWTRRTIVTFHGSFGYYAERYGLNIAAVIEPFPGREPTPRYMQDVLGAIRASGAAALFSEPQLDPRPARVVAQQANVPLFELDPIGGSGTSTSYEALLRANTDVLERALR; from the coding sequence ATGAGGCTCAGGGTGGGGCGGTTCGTGAGCGCTGCGCTCGCCGCGCTCGTGATCGCGTGCGGCAGCGGCGGTGGGGAGCAGAGCGGGGGAGGGCGACCGCGCGTCGCGGTGTCGATCTTCCCGCTCTACGACGTCGCGCGTCGTGTCGCGGGGGATCGCCTCGACGTCGTCTGCGTGCTCCCGCCCGGGCGCTCGGAGCACGGCTACGATCCGACGCCGCGCGAGGTCGCGCGGGTGGCCGATGCGCGCCTCGCGGTGCTCGTCGGGCTCGAGATGGACGAGTGGGCCGAGCGCATCGTGCGCGGCGCGAGCGACGCCGAGCCCGAGATGCTCGAGCTCGGTCCGCGGCTCGAGCCGCGTCGTCTCACCGCGCACGAGGTCGGCGACGAGCTCGACGAGCACGAAGACGAAGAGCACCACGACGACGGCGCGCACGAGGACGAGCACCATCATCACCACGGCGGGATCGACCCGCACTTCTGGCTCGATCCGGTGCGCATGCGGCGCGCGGTGCCGCTCCTCGTCGAGGCGTTCTCGCGCATCGACGCCGAGGGCGCGGCCGGCTTCCGCGAGCGCGGCGCGCAGGTCGAGGCCGAGCTCGGTCGCCTCCACGACGAGATCGACGCACGCGCGCGCGCCTGGACGCGCCGCACGATCGTCACGTTCCATGGCTCGTTCGGCTACTACGCCGAGCGCTACGGCTTGAACATCGCCGCGGTGATCGAGCCGTTCCCCGGTCGCGAGCCGACGCCGCGCTACATGCAGGACGTGCTCGGCGCGATCCGCGCGAGCGGCGCGGCCGCGCTCTTCTCGGAGCCGCAGCTCGATCCGCGCCCGGCGCGCGTCGTCGCGCAGCAAGCGAACGTGCCGCTCTTCGAGCTCGATCCGATCGGCGGCAGCGGCACCAGCACGAGCTACGAAGCGCTGCTCCGCGCGAACACCGACGTGCTCGAGCGCGCGCTGCGATGA
- a CDS encoding metal ABC transporter permease — translation MDWLLEPLSQSFMIRALIAGTIVGGLCATLGVFVVQRGLSFLGDGLAHAAFGGIALGLLIGVAVDRATWVALPFTVAIALGIAWVLRRGKLRGDVAVGVFFSVSFALGVLFLGLRPNDAPPVNVESVLFGSILAISNNDLWVVAGVAVASGLVLAATWSRLAFATFDAELAAIAGVPVAALDSMLLALVAVVIVVAVKTVGIALVSSFIVIPAATARMLGRTLPGVAAYALALGTGGAALGLLLSYHLNVASGATIILTLGVIFGVVLLAKRR, via the coding sequence ATGGACTGGCTGCTCGAGCCGCTCTCGCAGAGCTTCATGATCCGCGCGCTGATCGCGGGGACGATCGTCGGCGGTCTCTGCGCGACGCTCGGTGTGTTCGTCGTGCAGCGCGGCCTCTCGTTCCTCGGCGACGGTCTCGCGCACGCGGCGTTCGGCGGCATCGCGCTCGGCTTGCTGATCGGCGTCGCGGTCGACCGCGCGACGTGGGTCGCGCTGCCGTTCACCGTCGCGATCGCGCTCGGGATCGCGTGGGTGCTGCGCCGCGGAAAGCTGCGCGGCGACGTCGCGGTCGGCGTGTTCTTCTCGGTGTCGTTCGCGCTCGGCGTGCTCTTCCTCGGGCTGCGCCCCAACGATGCGCCGCCGGTGAACGTCGAGTCGGTGCTCTTCGGATCGATCCTCGCGATCTCGAACAACGATCTCTGGGTGGTCGCCGGTGTCGCGGTCGCGTCCGGGCTCGTGCTCGCCGCGACGTGGTCGCGCCTCGCGTTCGCGACGTTCGACGCCGAGCTCGCCGCGATCGCAGGCGTGCCCGTCGCCGCGCTCGACTCGATGCTGCTCGCGCTCGTCGCGGTCGTGATCGTCGTCGCGGTGAAGACGGTCGGCATCGCGCTCGTGAGCTCGTTCATCGTCATCCCCGCCGCGACCGCGCGCATGCTCGGCCGCACGCTGCCGGGCGTCGCTGCGTACGCGCTCGCGCTCGGGACCGGCGGCGCCGCGCTCGGTCTCTTGCTCAGCTACCACCTCAACGTCGCGAGCGGCGCGACGATCATCCTCACGCTCGGCGTGATCTTCGGCGTGGTGCTGCTCGCGAAGCGTCGTTGA
- a CDS encoding metal ABC transporter ATP-binding protein, giving the protein MTTSSRQLTIPDRTSLPIVLDAKQVSVVIESRVILHDVSFWIPKGEFVCLCGPNGAGKSTFLKTVLGLLKPTSGTIEILGKPAHEGRHAVGYVPQRKSFDRDFPARAIDLIVASMRGTWPFRITDQERERARKVLRRVGGEPLLDKPIAGLSGGETQRVFLARALVNDPALLILDEPTAGVDVKGRGEFLDVLAEVSASDELAAILVTHNLAAIARTAERVVYLTDGHLTAWGLPHELLGRRSFEALHDGASARALGSESAFPDED; this is encoded by the coding sequence ATGACGACGTCTTCGCGACAGCTCACGATCCCCGATCGCACGTCGCTGCCGATCGTGCTCGACGCGAAGCAGGTCAGCGTCGTGATCGAGTCGCGCGTGATCCTGCACGACGTGAGCTTCTGGATCCCGAAGGGCGAGTTCGTGTGTCTCTGCGGCCCGAACGGCGCGGGCAAGAGCACGTTCCTCAAGACGGTGCTCGGCCTCTTGAAGCCGACGTCGGGCACGATCGAGATCCTCGGCAAGCCGGCCCACGAAGGGCGCCACGCGGTCGGCTACGTGCCGCAGCGAAAGAGCTTCGATCGCGACTTCCCGGCGCGCGCGATCGATCTGATCGTCGCGTCGATGCGCGGCACCTGGCCCTTCCGCATCACGGACCAGGAGCGCGAGCGTGCGCGCAAGGTGCTGCGTCGCGTCGGTGGTGAGCCGCTGCTCGACAAGCCGATCGCGGGACTCAGCGGTGGCGAGACCCAGCGCGTGTTCCTCGCGCGCGCGCTGGTGAACGACCCCGCGCTGTTGATCCTCGACGAGCCCACCGCGGGCGTCGACGTGAAGGGGCGCGGCGAGTTCCTCGACGTGCTCGCGGAAGTCTCGGCGTCCGACGAGCTCGCCGCGATCCTCGTGACCCACAACCTCGCCGCGATCGCGCGCACCGCCGAGCGCGTCGTGTATCTCACGGACGGACACCTCACCGCGTGGGGCCTTCCGCACGAGCTGCTCGGCCGACGCTCGTTCGAGGCGCTGCACGACGGAGCCTCGGCGCGCGCGCTCGGCAGCGAGAGCGCGTTTCCCGACGAGGACTGA
- a CDS encoding 2-hydroxychromene-2-carboxylate isomerase encodes MIDLNSKTVECWFDYSSPFAYLGTTQIERVAREHGARVAWRPFLLGALFKQIGTPLVPLESFGEAKRRHARIDLERWADHWGVPFRFTSRFPLRTVDALRVTLLLDDALSLEGDRRASLVHAIMRACWVEDRDPADPDVLRACLREASLDPALLDRAGDAKQTLFDATTRAMEIGAPGAPCFVVGNQLFWGQDRLDFVGKALAGWRVPAPGSRVSGST; translated from the coding sequence GTGATCGATCTCAACTCCAAGACCGTCGAGTGCTGGTTCGACTACTCGAGCCCGTTCGCGTACCTCGGGACGACGCAGATCGAGCGCGTCGCGCGCGAGCACGGTGCGCGCGTCGCGTGGCGGCCGTTCCTGCTCGGCGCGCTGTTCAAGCAGATCGGGACGCCGCTCGTGCCGCTCGAGAGCTTCGGTGAAGCGAAGCGCCGTCACGCGCGGATCGATCTCGAGCGCTGGGCGGATCACTGGGGCGTGCCGTTCCGCTTCACGTCGCGCTTCCCGCTGCGCACCGTCGACGCGCTGCGCGTGACGCTGCTGCTCGACGACGCTCTGTCGCTCGAGGGAGACAGGCGCGCGTCGCTCGTGCACGCGATCATGCGTGCGTGCTGGGTCGAGGATCGTGACCCTGCCGATCCGGACGTGCTGCGCGCGTGCTTGCGCGAGGCGTCGCTCGATCCCGCGCTGCTCGATCGAGCAGGCGACGCGAAGCAGACGCTCTTCGACGCGACGACACGCGCGATGGAGATCGGTGCGCCGGGCGCCCCGTGTTTCGTGGTCGGGAATCAGCTGTTCTGGGGGCAGGACCGGCTCGACTTCGTGGGCAAGGCGCTCGCGGGGTGGCGTGTGCCGGCGCCTGGCTCCAGAGTTTCGGGCTCAACGTGA
- a CDS encoding neutral zinc metallopeptidase, protein MRWQQGRRSTNVRDLRGSGGGGGAMRLPIPMRAGGGLVALAVLAISLFLGVDPSMLTGGGDASYPSDAPAVAPPASDATAQFVSVVLGSTEDTWPALLARHGVQYPQPELVLFDGQVRSACGFQSAAVGPFYCPPDSRVYLDLSFFRELDREFGAPGDFAQAYVIAHEVGHHVQNVLGTSSQVDARMRALPEAQANALSVRQELQADCYAGVWGHHAAQRGLLEPGDVEEGLRAAAAIGDDRLQARARGYAVPESFTHGSSEQRVRWFRQGLSAGDPAACDTFAASSL, encoded by the coding sequence GTGCGCTGGCAGCAAGGTCGACGAAGCACGAACGTCCGAGATCTCCGTGGCAGCGGTGGCGGAGGTGGTGCAATGCGCCTCCCCATCCCGATGCGCGCCGGCGGCGGTCTGGTCGCGCTCGCGGTGCTCGCGATCTCGCTCTTCCTCGGTGTCGATCCGAGCATGCTCACCGGCGGTGGCGACGCTTCGTACCCGAGCGACGCGCCCGCCGTCGCGCCGCCCGCGAGCGACGCGACCGCGCAGTTCGTGTCGGTCGTGCTCGGCAGCACCGAGGACACGTGGCCCGCGCTGCTCGCGCGCCACGGCGTGCAGTACCCGCAGCCCGAGCTCGTGTTGTTCGATGGGCAGGTGCGCTCCGCGTGCGGCTTCCAGTCGGCCGCGGTGGGTCCGTTCTACTGTCCGCCCGACTCGCGCGTGTACCTCGACCTCTCGTTCTTCCGCGAGCTCGATCGCGAGTTCGGCGCGCCCGGCGACTTCGCGCAGGCGTACGTGATCGCGCACGAGGTCGGTCATCACGTGCAGAACGTGCTCGGCACGTCGTCGCAGGTCGACGCGCGCATGCGCGCGCTGCCCGAGGCGCAGGCGAACGCGCTGTCGGTGCGACAGGAGCTGCAGGCCGACTGCTACGCCGGCGTGTGGGGACATCACGCGGCGCAGCGCGGCCTGCTCGAGCCGGGCGACGTCGAAGAAGGCCTGCGCGCCGCCGCGGCGATCGGAGACGATCGACTGCAGGCGCGCGCCCGCGGCTACGCGGTGCCGGAGTCGTTCACGCACGGCAGCTCGGAGCAGCGCGTGCGCTGGTTCCGTCAGGGGCTCTCGGCGGGCGATCCCGCCGCGTGCGACACGTTCGCCGCGTCGTCGTTGTGA
- the boxB gene encoding benzoyl-CoA 2,3-epoxidase subunit BoxB, which translates to MSLTDSIPNNVDLGSDKKLLRALEKWQPDFINWWMEMGPDGFQKDEIYLRTAISVDPKGWANYEYVKMPDYRWGIFLTPREGERDIGFGDHAGDKAWNEVPGELRSILRRIIVTQADTEPASVEQQRQLGKTAPSMYDLRNLFQVNVEEGRHLWAMVHLLHQYFGRDGREEAEALLQRRSGHPDTPRILQTFNEKTDDWLSFFMFTMFTDRDGKYQLAALSESGFDPLARATQFMLTEESFHLFTGETGVERIVQRAAELTKLDPNGDARAQGGIDLATIQKWINFWFSSAVELFGGEISSNAADYFATGLKGRFREREKYTEHKALEGVYSMVVPGEQGRLATRDVPLRNAMNEILRDEYVADCERACRKWNHVIKKSGLDVELYIPSRRFNRSMGMYAGQSFAPNGEPISKEHFESMRTKWLPTPEDREYVRSLMTAVHERGKIANWIAPPKQGVDGKPFDWEYVRFAQ; encoded by the coding sequence ATGTCGCTCACCGACTCGATCCCGAACAACGTCGATCTCGGCTCGGACAAGAAGCTGCTCCGAGCGCTCGAGAAGTGGCAGCCCGACTTCATCAACTGGTGGATGGAGATGGGCCCCGACGGGTTCCAGAAGGACGAGATCTACCTGCGCACTGCGATCTCCGTCGATCCGAAGGGCTGGGCGAATTACGAGTACGTGAAGATGCCCGACTACCGCTGGGGCATCTTCCTCACGCCGCGCGAAGGCGAGCGCGACATCGGCTTCGGTGATCACGCGGGCGACAAGGCGTGGAACGAAGTGCCCGGTGAGCTGCGGTCGATCCTTCGTCGCATCATCGTCACGCAGGCGGACACGGAGCCCGCGTCGGTCGAGCAGCAGCGTCAGCTCGGCAAGACCGCTCCGTCGATGTACGACCTCCGCAATCTCTTCCAGGTGAACGTCGAAGAGGGCCGGCACCTCTGGGCGATGGTGCACCTGCTCCACCAGTACTTCGGTCGTGACGGTCGCGAAGAGGCCGAGGCGCTCCTGCAGCGCCGCAGCGGTCATCCCGACACGCCGCGCATCCTGCAGACGTTCAACGAGAAGACCGACGACTGGCTGTCGTTCTTCATGTTCACGATGTTCACGGACCGCGACGGCAAGTACCAGCTCGCGGCCCTGAGCGAGAGCGGCTTCGATCCGCTCGCGCGTGCGACGCAGTTCATGCTCACCGAGGAGAGCTTCCATCTCTTCACGGGCGAGACCGGCGTCGAGCGCATCGTGCAGCGCGCGGCGGAGCTGACGAAGCTCGATCCGAACGGCGATGCGCGCGCGCAGGGCGGCATCGATCTCGCGACGATCCAGAAGTGGATCAACTTCTGGTTCTCGAGCGCGGTCGAGCTCTTCGGCGGCGAGATCTCGAGCAACGCGGCGGACTACTTCGCGACGGGCCTCAAGGGCCGCTTCCGCGAGCGCGAGAAGTACACCGAGCACAAGGCGCTCGAGGGCGTGTACTCGATGGTCGTGCCGGGCGAGCAGGGTCGCCTCGCGACGCGCGACGTGCCGCTGCGCAACGCGATGAACGAGATCCTGCGCGACGAGTACGTGGCGGACTGCGAGCGCGCCTGTCGCAAGTGGAACCACGTCATCAAGAAGAGCGGGCTCGACGTGGAGCTCTACATCCCGAGCCGCCGCTTCAATCGCTCGATGGGCATGTACGCGGGCCAGTCGTTCGCGCCGAACGGCGAGCCGATCTCGAAGGAGCACTTCGAGTCGATGCGCACGAAGTGGCTGCCCACGCCGGAAGACCGCGAGTACGTGCGCTCGCTGATGACCGCGGTGCACGAGCGCGGGAAGATCGCGAACTGGATCGCGCCGCCGAAGCAGGGCGTCGACGGCAAGCCGTTCGACTGGGAGTACGTGCGCTTCGCGCAGTGA
- a CDS encoding ArsR/SmtB family transcription factor, with protein sequence MDAANALSSALLAEARWELYRLLGEPFRIRLLVLASEDELSVGELAELLHESQPNVSKHVAALRRAGLLVDRKQGTRVFVRVAEGAPEDAVVADALRAGRALCEQDGSLARVAEIVRKRDAAARDFFARGGQSEGELEPDALPPELPAYLAALAPLIERRQLAVDAGTGDGRLLDVLAPLFDRVVGLDRSSARLARAAQRVSRRGYANVELVEGEVDDAAVRRRVRALGGADVVFASRILHHAPKPVKLLEALAALARPAKDGCDGGAVVVLDYQTHEDERLREQQADLWLGFDERELVSMAHDAGLARAVVRGVPSGVRGRGPDAHVGWQVLVARRA encoded by the coding sequence GTGGACGCGGCGAACGCCCTCTCGTCGGCCCTCCTCGCCGAGGCGCGCTGGGAGCTCTACCGACTGCTCGGAGAGCCGTTCCGCATCCGTCTGCTCGTCCTCGCGTCGGAGGACGAGCTCTCGGTCGGTGAGCTCGCGGAGCTCCTCCACGAGTCGCAGCCGAACGTCAGCAAGCACGTCGCCGCGCTCCGTCGCGCCGGGCTGCTCGTCGATCGCAAGCAGGGCACGCGCGTCTTCGTGCGCGTCGCCGAGGGCGCGCCCGAGGACGCCGTGGTCGCCGACGCGCTGCGTGCCGGTCGTGCGCTCTGCGAGCAGGACGGAAGCCTCGCGCGTGTCGCCGAGATCGTGCGCAAGCGCGACGCGGCCGCGCGTGACTTCTTCGCGCGCGGTGGTCAGAGCGAGGGCGAGCTCGAGCCCGACGCGCTCCCGCCCGAGCTCCCCGCGTACCTCGCCGCGCTCGCGCCGCTGATCGAGCGACGCCAGCTCGCCGTGGACGCGGGCACCGGCGACGGTCGTCTGCTCGACGTGCTCGCGCCGCTCTTCGATCGCGTGGTCGGTCTCGATCGCAGCTCGGCGCGCCTCGCGCGCGCGGCGCAGCGCGTGTCGCGTCGCGGCTACGCGAACGTCGAGCTCGTCGAGGGCGAGGTCGACGACGCGGCGGTGCGACGTCGCGTGCGCGCGCTCGGCGGTGCCGACGTCGTGTTCGCGTCGCGCATCCTCCACCACGCGCCCAAGCCGGTGAAGCTGCTCGAGGCGCTCGCCGCGCTCGCGCGTCCCGCGAAGGACGGCTGCGACGGCGGCGCGGTGGTGGTGCTCGACTACCAGACCCACGAGGACGAGCGGCTGCGCGAGCAGCAGGCCGACCTGTGGCTCGGCTTCGACGAGCGCGAGCTCGTCTCGATGGCGCACGACGCCGGTCTCGCGCGCGCAGTGGTGCGCGGCGTGCCGAGCGGCGTGCGAGGACGCGGGCCCGACGCCCACGTCGGATGGCAGGTGCTCGTCGCGCGCCGCGCGTGA
- a CDS encoding site-2 protease family protein encodes MACAGAWLQSFGLNVTFSFLGIPVRVHGFFWLSAVFLGMPWYRDEPIGLTWWIPIVFVAILLHEMGHALAARRYGLNPEVHLLAFGGVTRMAAGRLTHARSIWVSFAGPLVGLVIGGAAYFALTSVAMPRVATMIARDIFLTNFWWAIFNLVPIVGLDGGNIMAAALDRFFGARGQRFARLFSIVVAAALIALALAVQNLFMVFVIGMLAWQNYREWQASSQFADRLQSQARMRPRAPAPQSESLEAPLREGWSALEAGDAPRVHRIAEALVSRARSDDDRFDVAHLLAWGRALTNDPEGAAQALRMLPRGRLPDALLEGVIQLELGRPAQAVKPLAEAIVGRADDFVAKRLARAAAGSARYDDVLAILDDAGKSEAVGVRALQIVVNEAFYAGHHEPAAKLGERLFARFGQASDAFNVACALGQLGRGADALGWLEKAIDAGLSDPSVIDRDGDLAPLRALPEFQALRVKAGLATT; translated from the coding sequence GTGGCGTGTGCCGGCGCCTGGCTCCAGAGTTTCGGGCTCAACGTGACCTTCTCGTTCCTCGGCATCCCCGTGCGCGTCCACGGGTTCTTCTGGCTCTCCGCCGTGTTCCTCGGCATGCCGTGGTACCGGGACGAGCCGATCGGGCTCACGTGGTGGATCCCGATCGTCTTCGTCGCGATCCTCCTGCACGAGATGGGGCATGCGCTCGCTGCGCGGCGCTACGGGTTGAACCCCGAGGTGCACCTGCTCGCGTTCGGCGGCGTGACGCGCATGGCCGCAGGCAGGCTCACGCACGCGCGGAGCATCTGGGTCAGCTTCGCCGGGCCGCTCGTCGGGCTCGTCATCGGAGGCGCGGCCTACTTCGCGCTCACGTCGGTGGCGATGCCGCGTGTCGCGACGATGATCGCGCGTGACATCTTCCTCACCAACTTCTGGTGGGCGATCTTCAACCTGGTTCCGATCGTCGGTCTCGACGGCGGGAACATCATGGCCGCCGCGCTAGATCGCTTCTTCGGTGCGCGCGGTCAGCGTTTCGCACGTCTGTTCTCGATCGTCGTCGCGGCTGCGCTGATCGCGCTGGCGCTCGCGGTGCAGAACCTCTTCATGGTGTTCGTGATCGGGATGCTCGCCTGGCAGAACTACCGCGAGTGGCAGGCGAGCTCGCAGTTCGCCGATCGACTTCAGAGCCAGGCGCGCATGCGTCCGCGCGCGCCCGCACCGCAGTCCGAGTCGCTCGAGGCGCCGCTGCGCGAAGGTTGGTCGGCGCTCGAGGCCGGCGATGCGCCGCGCGTGCATCGCATCGCGGAGGCGCTCGTGTCGCGCGCTCGGAGCGACGACGATCGCTTCGACGTCGCGCACCTGCTCGCGTGGGGCCGCGCGCTCACCAACGATCCCGAGGGCGCCGCGCAGGCGCTCCGCATGCTGCCGCGCGGTCGTCTTCCCGACGCGCTGCTCGAGGGCGTGATCCAGCTCGAGCTCGGCCGTCCCGCGCAGGCGGTGAAGCCGCTCGCGGAGGCGATCGTCGGCCGCGCGGACGACTTCGTCGCGAAGCGTCTCGCGCGCGCCGCAGCGGGATCGGCGCGCTACGACGACGTGCTCGCGATCCTCGACGACGCAGGTAAGAGCGAAGCGGTCGGCGTGCGTGCGCTCCAGATCGTCGTGAACGAGGCGTTCTACGCGGGGCACCACGAGCCCGCGGCGAAGCTCGGCGAGCGACTCTTCGCGCGCTTCGGGCAGGCGAGCGACGCGTTCAACGTCGCGTGCGCGCTCGGTCAGCTGGGGCGCGGCGCGGACGCGCTCGGGTGGCTCGAGAAGGCGATCGACGCGGGGCTCTCCGATCCCTCGGTGATCGATCGCGATGGGGATCTCGCGCCGCTGCGCGCGCTCCCGGAGTTCCAGGCGCTGCGCGTGAAGGCGGGCCTCGCGACGACGTGA
- a CDS encoding CAP domain-containing protein: MLSLLVLSLVACGDDDGGSGGGDGGTRGDCEDGPLAAPIPDCSPAPLPSTGDPAADCVARINQLRWECQCLPPLARWTEGESCASMHAEHDSTRSPHAGFGDGICSPGGFGQNECPGWGSVDDTISGCLQLMWDEGPGEDFAAHGHYLNMTNPDFGEVACGFFTTPDGEVWAVQNFQ; encoded by the coding sequence GTGCTCTCGCTGCTCGTGCTCTCGCTCGTCGCGTGCGGCGACGACGACGGAGGCTCGGGCGGCGGTGACGGCGGTACGCGCGGCGACTGCGAGGACGGCCCGCTCGCCGCGCCGATCCCCGACTGCTCGCCCGCTCCGCTTCCGAGCACCGGCGACCCTGCCGCGGACTGCGTCGCGCGCATCAACCAGCTGCGCTGGGAGTGCCAGTGCCTGCCGCCGCTCGCGCGCTGGACCGAGGGCGAGTCGTGCGCATCGATGCACGCCGAGCACGACAGCACGCGCTCGCCGCACGCCGGCTTCGGCGACGGCATCTGCTCGCCGGGCGGGTTCGGACAGAACGAGTGCCCGGGGTGGGGCAGCGTCGACGACACGATCAGCGGGTGCCTCCAGCTCATGTGGGACGAAGGCCCGGGCGAGGACTTCGCAGCGCACGGCCACTACCTGAACATGACGAACCCGGACTTCGGCGAGGTGGCCTGCGGGTTCTTCACGACGCCCGACGGCGAGGTCTGGGCGGTCCAGAACTTCCAGTGA